DNA sequence from the Excalfactoria chinensis isolate bCotChi1 chromosome 2, bCotChi1.hap2, whole genome shotgun sequence genome:
tgtttgtctttctgttaCGTACGTGCAGTATAGAAAATAGCAGTAAAAACGATGCCCTGTGATGCTCAGATTTCCTGAGATAACtaattattttcatgctgttAATGAAGAAAGCTTTTCCCACCCCCCCCTCTTTTGTTAACAGATAATCCGTGGAGcacttaaagaagaaaaatccattaTGATTAAAAGTTCACCGGTAGATCTAGTGACTGAAACTGATCAAAAAGTGGAAAACTTCATTATCTCATTGATAAAAGAAAAGTATCCTTCTCACAGGTATAGTTTCTaatggatgtggctctgggcagcctggtctcgTGGTTcgtgaccctgcacatagcacgGGGTTCAAACTGTGTTATCATTGCGGTCCTTTTCTACTcaggccattctacgattctaatCAGTTCCATTTTGATAGAAGGGAACAGGTAATGAAATGAGAAGTTTGATTTTGCCTGGGAATATTGTTACAACTGTCTGTTGGAAAGTCACAGAAATCTCCCATAGCTTTAGTATATTGTTTCATagtgctcattttttttcccaaatgcttTGAAATTCATTGCTAATTTTGTTATCAGCTTAAGAGAGATATAGTAACAAAACATAGCATCCACAGGGCTCAGTGGCATAAAATTACCATGGGTCAAGGCTAATAATTCTGCAGTTCAAAACAAATACTCTAAAAAAACAGATTCTGAAATTTGAGTTCTTGTGGTACAGCCACGTGTGTTTCTTGGTTTAGTAGCATGCCTGATCACATGCATTTTGCCCTGTCTTTTGGGATGGCTCTGATTTGGTTTTCATCCCTTTACCAAGTTCCCTTTCAGAACGCTTGTAAAACGAATGCGGTTCTGAGTTTAACAATTTTGCCTTATCTGAGTTAAATGTTAACAATGAGTTACTGTAGTGATCTAAACACAAGAGTCTGACCATAAAAGCTTTCTTCAGTTAAAATACAGGAAACAAGCAATGTTTTATAGTACAAATAAACTGAGAGTACTCTATCCAAAACTTGGTGATGGTGTTACTGTCTAGAATGAAAACTTCACTGTTTAGAATGTTGAATTCCAGTGAGggatatgaaaaaaaacactttttcccCCACTGTTTGTGCTATTTTCTGACATCATAAATTTCAACACGAGCTTGGTCAGGTGCAGTTGGTGCTTTCCagcttttctcatcttttcacaTACGATTACTGATGGTATGAAAACCTGTATCTCGCTTCAAGAACTTAAGTTTCAAGGACATTATCGTAGTGCAGAACCCTTAAACAATTTCTTTGTATCTTTTAAATATGTTTCCCACTGCAGCTTTATTGGAGAAGAATCGGTTGCAGCTGGAGAGGGCAGCATTTTGACGGATAACCCCACATGGATTATAGACCCTATTGATGGAACTACCAACTTCGTACACAGGTCCACCTTTCACTTTTTGTGTTAGCAACTTCAACTGGTtaacacttttctttctgcaattCCTGGAAAGTAtggctttttctcttctaaacTGCTTTAAAGGAGAGTTTGTTAATAGTTACAAACTGTTGAAATTTAATGAGACAGTGGATAATTTTAATTGTTATTGTAGTGTTTCTGTAACTTTTACAGTAGTCTTGCTGTAATCATGAACATACATTTCTTCAAAGGCTTTAACTATGTGTGGTCAGCAGCCTTGAAAAGCATATGGAGTCAGAATTAGGAGCTGCACCTTCAGAGAGGTTTTGGTGAAAGGCAGTAACAGCTCCAAGCACTGATTTCCAGCAGCTTTCAAATTTGATCTGGGAGCTCctacagtgaaagaaaatgaaattatcaCAAGTGGCTGCCTAGTGGGTGTTTTGTATGTTGAGAAGGGGGCTCTCAGGGTAATGACGACTGACTGTTGCCTCATCTTTGAAACACACAGTTTGACCTTGGTGAGCTTTTTTGAATGTTCTTGAATTCCACTTTCAAATGACTATTTCTGCGTGAGCTACAGCTTTAAATAGCTGCTGTATCCTGATAATTAATGTGAATAAAAAGCCACAAGAAAAGAACACGTTCTGCTAAATTTACCGACTTAAATCTGTAAGGAAGTGAAGGGAGATGACTAACTTCTGATGAGGCTGTTTTGGCCAGACGGTTTGTTCCTTCTGAGAAAGGTTAGTGGTATGGAGGCCTGCTTTTATTCTTTGGCTATAAAAACGGCAGTCCCCAAGCCCAGAGGTAACGTTCCTAGCTTCCATGGGTGGAAAAGTTTCTGTTTGCCATTGTAAATGGTGTTGTTGGGTGTATTTTCATAGTAAACTGCACAAATTCTAGAAAAAGTATTATTTCCTATATACTCCACGTTTCCTTTTTGAGTATATATTGCATATGAGTGAACGTTGTTTTTGTTAAGCATAATCATGGTAACAAAAGTTTTGGTATCTTCACAttagcaaaatgttttgttttgtaggtTTCCCTTTGTGGCAGTTTCAATTGGCTTTGTTGTAAACAAAAAGGTATACTTTTCATTACTTAATATCTAATCAAGCAAAATCAACCATTTTCTTGTTGCTAGTTTTTATTAAGATTTGTATTTTCATAATAAataggaagaaagaggaaaaaacagaaacttCAAGGtatctttcctttcccttgcaGATAGAGTTTGGGATTGTGTATAGCTGTGTTGAAGACAAGATGTACActgccagaaaaggaaaaggggcaTTTTGCAATGGTCAGAAACTGAAAGTGTCAGGCCAAGAAGGTAAATGGAACAACACagttgttttgtgttggttttttttgtttgtttttaataatttcatttgttttacaaGTGGTACATCAATACTTTCGGACTTGGATGTATTCCTGTTTCTTAGCACACTGTTTGCTTACAAACACAGGCTTTTTGGCCATGAATTATTTAGATTTGAGAAACGGTCATGTTCTCTTTGATGCTCTAACATGCTTATGATCTTTGCACGATCAGCACTCGGCTGTTGAATTTCTTATTCCTtgtatgtgttgttttttttttaaattgtattcCCTGCAAGTCTGTAATCCCTCTGTTTGTTCTTTGGAAACCATAACAAATCTCTTGAACAATTCAACTTCATCCAGCTGTCAACTTTGTGCAGGGTTTAAATTGCTGTCACTCTTTTGTACTTGCCTATCAAAGTCCTCACATAAAGTGGAGGGCCTTTAAAGTTCTGAGAGCTTATCTAATTTTTCTAACAATGCTTTTTCTTAGTAATGGCATCaattaatatatacataaaattgAACCATCTTATGCTATATTGACTTCATTTCATATTGTTCTGCCATTATGCCTATAAGAAAGGGTTTTTATATATCCAGTACGTGtagtattaatatttaaatgacttttattcttttgtgtAAGAATGCAATGGAGTAAACTCTGCTTGAATTTATCTTAAGCTTAATAACAGTAATTAGGTATGTAAGTTGTACTGTTGGAAAAatgaggttttatttctttttcagacatTACAAAATCCCTTCTAGTGACAGAACTGGGATCAAATCGTGATCCAGAGACTATAAAAATTGTTCTTTCTAACATGGAAAGACTTCTCAGTATTCCTATCCATGGGTAAGATGCTGCTTCTTTTTGGTATTTACTGGTAGTGTTCCATGAGATCATTTTTAGGACAGATCACTTGCATATTACATTTTGAAAGTGCAGTGGGACATAAATGTTACTGTGTAGTAGCTCTCTGCAgagaaactgtattttcattttttgagaCTGAGATATAGTTAAGAAGACAATAACGAATCAGTATTGAAAGTTAAAGCATGTTGGGGTTTGTTTTCCtagttttggttttctttaaggAAGTATGATTGGAGAAGCTATGTTAGATTAAAGCAGCTGTTAGATTTCTTATTTCTATGTAGTAACTAAAGTTGGTTTTATTTGCTACTATAGAAGACAAAAGTTgatcttcctttcctcttttgaTGCTTCGCAAATACTTTTAATTTGTCCAAATAATTGACTCTTAGCTCAATGTGTTCctcatttcttctcatctaGGTGACCTGAAACCTGCATTTGCccaaagctttttctttatttaaagctGGTTTCAGTAGACAGATTTCTGTTGTTCAGTCTGCTTATGTTTCTAATCTAAAAGTAGTTCTAGTTTTATGCTGAGATTCTCAAGGTCCTTGTTTGGACATTTAACACTTAGTTTGTATTTCCAGAAAACCTTCCAGTCTCATTGAGGAATATATGCTGCTATATAATATATGCTGCTATAAGTTAGGATATCATAAAGTGTTTCCTCACTTCAACTTTAGTATTTTGTGTGTAAAAAGTAAACAGAGCTTGAAGTTGGTTTAAGTTGCTTCTTGCTGTAAATTAGCTGCTATCAGTTATTTTACTGATAATTGAAATAATTACTTATATAAGTTACTTATTAATTACATCAACATTTCcaaaagaagctgaaatttGTACCACAAAGAAGGTTTTGATTAAGTTATCCAGTCTGGCTTTACActgtgtaatttattttttatgatgaTTGCTATTGTTTTGGGtatttttggggtttttttgcaaGCCAGATATGTTTGCTGTGCTTCCCTTGAGAAAGGGAACTAATCGTCTTTTCAGTACTGATAAGTGTACGTTGTATTTGAGGTCTTgtattcagaaagcaaagtagaatatttgttgttgtttcatgggtaaatcatagaattttagggcttggaaaggacctctggagaacacctagtccaaccccctgctaaagcaggttccatACAgaaggttgcacaggaaagcatccagacaggttttgagtatctccagagagaAGACTCCACAGCCACTCTGgacagtctgtgccagtgctctgtcacctttaaaataaagtttttcttctcatattCATAGggaatttcctgtgtttcaaCTTGTGCTTGCtgcttcttgtcctgtcacagtgacaggagcctggcctcatccccTTGACTCTTGCCCATcagatttttataagcattAGTAGGATCCCTTGTCAgttttctccaagctgaacagtcccaggtctctcagcctctcctcataagggagTGTTCCAGGATTCTAATCATCTTTATTGCCCTCTGCTGGACTGTCTGTGGCAGTAGCTTATCTTTCTtaaactggggagcccagaactggacacagtactccagatgtggcctcactaGGGCTGGGGACAGGGGGAGGCTCACCTCCCTTGAACATGCTCATTAAcgcaccccaggataccactaACCTTCCTGGCcacaaggacacactgctggttcacGGTCAACTTGCTGTCCACCAAGACACCCAGGTCTTTCTATgcagagctcctcctccagctgatcAGCCCTGAACCTATACTAATGCTGTTATTCCTCACAGGGTGCAAGACTCTGCACTTGCCCTTGTTTGAACACTGTCAGGTTCCTCTCTACCTAGCTCTTCTACCTGTCTAGGTCTCACAGCCTTCTGGTATGTCAGCCATTCCTCCCAGCTGTCttccattatatatatatatttttaggcTGAGAGGTTATTCAATATTTATTATCTTTGTAAAGCCACTTTTAAAATTggaatttataaatattatttctggGAATTTGTTATGCACACAGCTTCAGGCTATTTAGAAAAAGTAAATGGGAATGAAGTCACGCACATTTGTTTCACTGCAACATTCCATCTTGTTTGCTCTAGCTCAGCTCGTTTTGCACATGatgcttttgtgttctttgcCATGTGCACATACCTTGTGACTTCCTTACAAACTGTTCTTAGCCAAAAAACAACTGTCTTCTCTAGGATTAGAGCCGTTGGTACAGCAGCTGTGAACATGTGCCTTGTGGCAGCGGGTGGAGCTGATGCCTATTATGAAATGGGGATTCACTGCTGGGATATGGCAGGGGCTGGAATCATTATCACCGAAGCAGGCGGTGTACTCCTGGATGTATCAGGTAAGCGTAGGAAAATGCATGACAttcctttgtcattttaaataGCTGAAAAGAGAATGCATGGAGGTTATTACTACTAGATAGAATTAACATCCAGTTAATATATGGATTCAGTTGTCTTATAACTTAATAAGAGCATACCACTTCTTAACCCATTTGGCTGAGCACcaaaaaagaactaaaaataaagctaaaaagGCAGTAAACACGTGTTGAGAAGAATTGAAACGTAGTTCATGTGCTGCATAAAATCTGTTAAATATGGTTTTCTCCAGTGTCAGAATGTGGTCCAGAATCATCACGTATCCTTTTTTTGttaatgcttattttcttaacaacttttaatttcttttttcagctaCAAGCTACTTAacttgcttgcttttatttctaggTGGACCATTTGATTTGATGTCTCGGAGAATAATTGCAGCCAGCAGTCGACCTATTGCAGAGAGAATAGCCAAAGCACTTCAGATAATTCCTCTGAAAAGAGATGATGCAACTAACTGAATACCAAAGCTGCACCTTAAACATAACAGTTATACAGTGGTTCTCTCATGTGGTGATTGTTCTACACCTGGCacctgattaaaaaaaaaaagaaaatagattgtGTTCTTGCAGTACTGGATAGCTTATGGTGTGACTGTTAAGTAGCGTTTTGAGATTGGACCAAGATCTAAGCAGGCTTTTATTGTCAAGTATTCTGtttaacattaaaaacacatactgtttgcttccttttatAGATCTACAACTGCTGTTTTGAAGCTTTATACTATGGAAAGCATAGCTTAAGACCCTTTGTTTAGTTACataataacaaaacagattCACCAGCTCAACCCCACATAATTGCATCTGACCAGAAGCTGAAGGCAATACTGTTAATCCAGTTGCTAAACTTTTCTCTCCTGCccgttgtttctttttcagtgtcaCTGGCATATCAATTTCCTTGTTAGGGTTTTTCTAGAAGTAGTTTGTgtatttccagtgttttgttttttttttagttgcttGTAGTTTAGGATCTAATTCAAAGCCTTCTTTAGTTAcctgtctttcattttctagtCATGTTTCCACTTTTTTTACATTAGATAAGCACACTTTTGCTTTATGTGGCCAGTATTCTTGCATATTTATTACACTTGCAGAAATACTAATTACTGTGCTGGGAAaatgtgggttgttttttttttcccaggagTAAGTTCTGAGCATGCTTCCTCTTGACAGATGGGCTTGTTCCTAATCAAGACTGAAGTATGACTTAAATTTGTCCTGTCAGTTGGAATTATCAGCTTGTATGTTCTCACTCTTGATATTTGGAACGGTAATAACCATTAATCTTGTTGGAGTTTCTCCATGGTGAATTTATTTCAGAACCTAAGGAACAATTAAAGTCTGAGCTGGCAAAAAATAAGCCAGTAGTCCAGGCTTCTGACATCATTCTCTGTAAGTTATAAAAGCAATGGCTGACTGAGTTCAGGTTTCCATTGTGTTATGTTGTGTataggcaaaaaagaaaacatgtttctaAACCTAAACAtttatcatcatatcatagtatcatagtatcgtgtgagttggaagggaccttagagatcatcgagtccaactcccgggattcgagccctctagtgtagcagagcggcacttctaccccttgcgccacaggggggatttgaacccgggcctccggtgttgcaagcagcacttctaccactgtgcGCCACATAACAGTAATCTATTGCATTAAGTGTATAGCTCTAAGCTTATAAAACTATACTGTTCTTTGcatctttgtatttaaaagtaTCAGTCTACTGACCAAACAATGAATgcactttaagaaaaaaaccttaATTTTGATCAGTTTTCAACCTGAGTTTTTCTACCACTGAGGTCTCCAAAAAGAAGGTTGTCTTATAGAGATTGTCCAGTCAAAAGACAGCGGTATTTTGGAAAACCTGACTTCTTGGACTATTCccactatttttgttttggacaATGATCTCTCTTGGAAGTTCCATCAGATCTCGTATGTAATTTTGAACCTTTAATATcagttggtttgttttgttttgtttttttgcaaatTTGCTGAAATGTTGTATTTGAAATTGTCTAATGCCAGATGATTAACATTCATGATCAGCAGCTGCCCGATATTCATAGGTCTTTGTCAAAAAGTCAGACTTAATTTTACTTCTCAAGTTACCATTTGACATGGGTAGGAACTGTTTGGCCATTCTACTGTAACTTTGCTGCTGTAAATGATTTGGGATCATTGTT
Encoded proteins:
- the IMPA1 gene encoding inositol monophosphatase 1 isoform X1 encodes the protein MRSAAEVERSLRAAAAVNGARCREVSRLYVKENMADPWQECMDYAVTLAKKAGEIIRGALKEEKSIMIKSSPVDLVTETDQKVENFIISLIKEKYPSHSFIGEESVAAGEGSILTDNPTWIIDPIDGTTNFVHRFPFVAVSIGFVVNKKIEFGIVYSCVEDKMYTARKGKGAFCNGQKLKVSGQEDITKSLLVTELGSNRDPETIKIVLSNMERLLSIPIHGIRAVGTAAVNMCLVAAGGADAYYEMGIHCWDMAGAGIIITEAGGVLLDVSGGPFDLMSRRIIAASSRPIAERIAKALQIIPLKRDDATN
- the IMPA1 gene encoding inositol monophosphatase 1 isoform X2, translating into MRSAAEVERSLRAAAAVNGARCREVRLYVKENMADPWQECMDYAVTLAKKAGEIIRGALKEEKSIMIKSSPVDLVTETDQKVENFIISLIKEKYPSHSFIGEESVAAGEGSILTDNPTWIIDPIDGTTNFVHRFPFVAVSIGFVVNKKIEFGIVYSCVEDKMYTARKGKGAFCNGQKLKVSGQEDITKSLLVTELGSNRDPETIKIVLSNMERLLSIPIHGIRAVGTAAVNMCLVAAGGADAYYEMGIHCWDMAGAGIIITEAGGVLLDVSGGPFDLMSRRIIAASSRPIAERIAKALQIIPLKRDDATN
- the IMPA1 gene encoding inositol monophosphatase 1 isoform X3 gives rise to the protein MADPWQECMDYAVTLAKKAGEIIRGALKEEKSIMIKSSPVDLVTETDQKVENFIISLIKEKYPSHSFIGEESVAAGEGSILTDNPTWIIDPIDGTTNFVHRFPFVAVSIGFVVNKKIEFGIVYSCVEDKMYTARKGKGAFCNGQKLKVSGQEDITKSLLVTELGSNRDPETIKIVLSNMERLLSIPIHGIRAVGTAAVNMCLVAAGGADAYYEMGIHCWDMAGAGIIITEAGGVLLDVSGGPFDLMSRRIIAASSRPIAERIAKALQIIPLKRDDATN